A single genomic interval of Zingiber officinale cultivar Zhangliang chromosome 4A, Zo_v1.1, whole genome shotgun sequence harbors:
- the LOC121970703 gene encoding BUD13 homolog isoform X1, whose protein sequence is MAAPLSLKDYLKRYESTGEDEEKKKKKKKKKEKVKPSSMGGILVVDEDPVWQKPVQIEQEESESADEEKPQIDEDIEVKRMKRLESIRARKPYHAISEDGSGWVSISNSSKHTKVTEPRSRFDTPSPRTREASHSTDISPPQRRQRRADTPPEAETALPLNQEMDISPTRRTRESSFPSPDLSPPKRGGKHLSNDLSPPRKISTRTHNPSDLSPPRRSRRFLSPDASPPRQTRHIFSDDTGPPASPVGDLSPPRRGSKDLSNDLSPPRRTRPQSPEAIRGRNSSPTDLSPPRKSRKVLVEKEPRRGGLLSAKDLREENDRTRKEALSRFASLDPSLSGKSAKPVYRDAKGKAISKEELLKPKEEEKPKEKKLEWGKGLAQKRQAEANTRELELEKDKPFARMKDDPDLDQMLKERVRWGDPMAHLVKQKNSETILEDLGENEAMKESGFIIPQTIPAHSWLKRGVDCPPNRYGIKPGRHWDGVDRSNGFEKDMYKRQNEKRATEREAYLWSVSDM, encoded by the exons ATGGCTGCTCCTCTCTCCCTCAAAGATTACCTCAAGCGATATGAGTCAACGGGTGAAgatgaagagaagaaaaagaagaagaagaagaaaaaggagaaggtcaAGCCCAGCTCTATGGGTGGCATCCTAGTGGTGGACGAAGACCCCGTGTGGCAAAAACCTGTCCAAATTGAACAAGAAGAGTCAGAATCTGCTG ATGAAGAAAAACCCCAAATTGATGAGGATATTGAGGTCAAACGGATGAAGAGACTGGAGTCCATTCGTGCACGGAAGCCCTATCATGCAATTTCAGAAGATGGGAGTGGTTGGGTTTCAATTTCCAATTCCTCAAAACATACAAAGGTCACTGAGCCAAGATCGAGGTTCGACACTCCCTCTCCAAGGACCAGGGAGGCTTCTCATAGTACGGACATCTCACCTCCGCAGCGCAGGCAGCGGCGTGCTGATACACCTCCTGAGGCTGAGACAGCACTGCCTCTTAATCAAGAGATGGATATTTCACCGACAAGAAGAACCAGGGAGTCATCTTTCCCAAGTCCTGATCTTTCTCCTCCCAAGAGAGGCGGAAAGCATTTGTCTAATGATCTATCTCCTCCTCGTAAGATATCCACCCGCACACATAATCCATCCGACCTTTCCCCTCCAAGGAGGAGTCGGAGATTTTTGTCACCTGATGCATCCCCACCACGGCAAACCCGTCACATATTTTCAGATGACACAGGGCCCCCAGCTTCCCCTGTTGGAGATCTTTCTCCTCCAAGGAGAGGTAGTAAAGACTTGTCCAATGACCTCTCTCCTCCACGCCGGACTCGTCCACAGTCTCCTGAAGCTATTAGAGGCCGGAATTCCTCTCCCACTGATCTTTCTCCACCGAGGAAGAGCAGGAAGGTTCTTGTGGAGAAGGAGCCTAGAAGGGGTGGATTACTTTCAGCTAAAGATCTTAGAGAAGAGAATGACAGGACGAGGAAGGAAGCACTGTCAAG ATTTGCATCCTTGGATCCTAGTTTGAGTGGTAAAAGTGCAAAGCCAGTGTATCGTGATGCAAAAG GGAAAGCTATTTCAAAGGAAGAGCTATTGAAaccaaaggaagaagagaaaccaaAG GAAAAAAAATTGGAATGGGGTAAAGGCTTGGCACAGAAGAGGCAAGCTGAAGCTAACACTAGAGAATTAGAACTTGAGAAAGACAAACCTTTTGCTCGTATGAa GGATGATCCTGATCTTGATCAGATGTTAAAGGAGAGAGTTCGATGGGGCGATCCCATGGCACATCTGGTCAAG CAGAAGAATTCAGAAACAATATTAGAAGATCTTGGTGAGAATGAAGCAATGAAGGAATCTGGATTCATTATCCCTCAGACGATTCCGGCTCACAGTTGGCTTAAACGAGGAGTAGATTGCCCTCCAAATCGGTATGGAATCAAACCTGGTCGCCATTGGGATGGAGTGGACCGCAGCAACG GGTTCGAGAAGGACATGTATAAGAGACAGAATGAGAAGCGAGCCACTGAGAGAGAGGCATACCTATGGTCCGTCTCCGACATGTGA
- the LOC121970703 gene encoding BUD13 homolog isoform X2 codes for MAAPLSLKDYLKRYESTGEDEEKKKKKKKKKEKVKPSSMGGILVVDEDPVWQKPVQIEQEESESADEEKPQIDEDIEVKRMKRLESIRARKPYHAISEDGSGWVSISNSSKHTKVTEPRSRFDTPSPRTREASHSTDISPPQRRQRRADTPPEAETALPLNQEMDISPTRRTRESSFPSPDLSPPKRGGKHLSNDLSPPRKISTRTHNPSDLSPPRRSRRFLSPDASPPRQTRHIFSDDTGPPASPVGDLSPPRRGSKDLSNDLSPPRRTRPQSPEAIRGRNSSPTDLSPPRKSRKVLVEKEPRRGGLLSAKDLREENDRTRKEALSRFASLDPSLSGKSAKPVYRDAKGKAISKEELLKPKEEEKPKEKKLEWGKGLAQKRQAEANTRELELEKDKPFARMKDDPDLDQMLKERVRWGDPMAHLVKKNSETILEDLGENEAMKESGFIIPQTIPAHSWLKRGVDCPPNRYGIKPGRHWDGVDRSNGFEKDMYKRQNEKRATEREAYLWSVSDM; via the exons ATGGCTGCTCCTCTCTCCCTCAAAGATTACCTCAAGCGATATGAGTCAACGGGTGAAgatgaagagaagaaaaagaagaagaagaagaaaaaggagaaggtcaAGCCCAGCTCTATGGGTGGCATCCTAGTGGTGGACGAAGACCCCGTGTGGCAAAAACCTGTCCAAATTGAACAAGAAGAGTCAGAATCTGCTG ATGAAGAAAAACCCCAAATTGATGAGGATATTGAGGTCAAACGGATGAAGAGACTGGAGTCCATTCGTGCACGGAAGCCCTATCATGCAATTTCAGAAGATGGGAGTGGTTGGGTTTCAATTTCCAATTCCTCAAAACATACAAAGGTCACTGAGCCAAGATCGAGGTTCGACACTCCCTCTCCAAGGACCAGGGAGGCTTCTCATAGTACGGACATCTCACCTCCGCAGCGCAGGCAGCGGCGTGCTGATACACCTCCTGAGGCTGAGACAGCACTGCCTCTTAATCAAGAGATGGATATTTCACCGACAAGAAGAACCAGGGAGTCATCTTTCCCAAGTCCTGATCTTTCTCCTCCCAAGAGAGGCGGAAAGCATTTGTCTAATGATCTATCTCCTCCTCGTAAGATATCCACCCGCACACATAATCCATCCGACCTTTCCCCTCCAAGGAGGAGTCGGAGATTTTTGTCACCTGATGCATCCCCACCACGGCAAACCCGTCACATATTTTCAGATGACACAGGGCCCCCAGCTTCCCCTGTTGGAGATCTTTCTCCTCCAAGGAGAGGTAGTAAAGACTTGTCCAATGACCTCTCTCCTCCACGCCGGACTCGTCCACAGTCTCCTGAAGCTATTAGAGGCCGGAATTCCTCTCCCACTGATCTTTCTCCACCGAGGAAGAGCAGGAAGGTTCTTGTGGAGAAGGAGCCTAGAAGGGGTGGATTACTTTCAGCTAAAGATCTTAGAGAAGAGAATGACAGGACGAGGAAGGAAGCACTGTCAAG ATTTGCATCCTTGGATCCTAGTTTGAGTGGTAAAAGTGCAAAGCCAGTGTATCGTGATGCAAAAG GGAAAGCTATTTCAAAGGAAGAGCTATTGAAaccaaaggaagaagagaaaccaaAG GAAAAAAAATTGGAATGGGGTAAAGGCTTGGCACAGAAGAGGCAAGCTGAAGCTAACACTAGAGAATTAGAACTTGAGAAAGACAAACCTTTTGCTCGTATGAa GGATGATCCTGATCTTGATCAGATGTTAAAGGAGAGAGTTCGATGGGGCGATCCCATGGCACATCTGGTCAAG AAGAATTCAGAAACAATATTAGAAGATCTTGGTGAGAATGAAGCAATGAAGGAATCTGGATTCATTATCCCTCAGACGATTCCGGCTCACAGTTGGCTTAAACGAGGAGTAGATTGCCCTCCAAATCGGTATGGAATCAAACCTGGTCGCCATTGGGATGGAGTGGACCGCAGCAACG GGTTCGAGAAGGACATGTATAAGAGACAGAATGAGAAGCGAGCCACTGAGAGAGAGGCATACCTATGGTCCGTCTCCGACATGTGA